The sequence ccaatccaaaccaatcgaaaccaatccaaccaacttAAACTTAatcgaaaccaatccaaccaatccaaaccaatccgaacataatccaaatcaatccaaaccaatccgaatccaatccaaaccaatccaatccaaaccaaaccaaatctaattcaacccaatccaatccaaaccaatccaaccaaatccaaaacaaaccaatccaaaccaatccaatccaaaccaaccaaaccaatccaaaccaatccaaaccaattcaaacataatccaaaccaatccaaaccaaaccaaatctaatcaaacccaatccaatccaaaccaatctaaaccaatccaatccaaaccaatccaaaccaatccaaaccaaaccaatccaaacaaaaccaaaccaatcgaaccaatccaaaccaatccaaaccaaccaaaccaaccgaaccaaccaaatctaatccaaaccaatccgaaccaatccaaatccaatccaaatccaatccgaatccaatccgaatccaatccgaatccaatccaaatccaatccaaatccaatccgaatccaatccaaatccaatccaaatccaatccaaatccaatccaaatccaatccgaatccaatccaaatccaatccaaatccaatccaaatccaatccgaatccaatccaaatccaactcaaatttaatcgaaatccaatccaaatccaatccaaatccaatccgaatccaatcccaatctaatccaaatccaatccaaatccaatccaatccaaatccaaaccaaatctaattcaactccaatccaatccaaatccaatccaaatccaaaacaaatccaatccaatctaatccaaccaatccaaaccaacccaaaccaattcaaacataatccaaaccaatccaaaccaaaccaaatccaatcaaacccaaccaatccaaaccaatctaaaccaatccaatccaaaccaatccaaaccaatccaaaccaatccaaaccaaaccaatccaaacaaaaccaaaccaatccaaaccaaccgaaccaatccaaaccaatccaaaccaatccaaaccaatccgaaccaatccaaatctaatccaaaccaatccgaaccaatccaaccaatccgaatccaaccaaaccaatccgaatccaatccaaaccaatccaaaccaatccgaatccaatccaaatctaatccaaaccaaccgaatccaatccaaaccaatccaaaccaatccaaaccaatccaaaccaaaccaaatctaattcaacccaatccaatccaatccaaaccaaccaaaccaatccaatccaaaccaatctaaaccaaaacaaaccaatccaaaccaatcgaaccaatccaaatccaaccgaatccaatccaaatctaatccaaaccaatccgaatccaatccaaaccaattcaaacataatccaaaccaatccaaccaaaccaaaccaattaaacccaaccaatccaatccaaaccaatctaaaccaaacaaaccaatccaatccaatccaaaccaatccaaatcaaacaaaccaatccaaacaaaccaaaccaatccaatccaaaccaatctaaaccaaaacaaaccaatccaaaccaatccaaaccaatccaaaccaatccaaatctaatccaaaccaatccaaacaaaaccaaaccaatccaaaccaatccaaaccaatctaaaccaaaacaaaccaatccaaaccaatccaaaccaatccaaaccaatccaaaccaaccgaatccaaccaaatctaatccaaccaatccaaccaatccaaaccaatccgaaccaatccaatccgaatccaatccaaaccaatccaaaccaatccgaaccaatccaaatctaatccaaaccaatccgaatccaatccaaaccaatccaaaccaatccaaaccaatccaaccaatccaaatccaaaccaatccaaaccaaaccaaatctaattcaacccaatccaaaccaatctaaaccaaaacaaaccaatccaaaccaaccaatccaaccaatccaaaccaatccaatccaaaccaatccaaccaatccaaaccaatccaaacataatccaaaccaatccaaaccaatccaatccaaaccaatctaaaccaaaacaaacacaatccaaaccaatcgaaaccaatccaaaccaatccaaaccaatccaaaccaatccgaatccaaccaaatctaatccaaaccaatccgaatccaatccaaaccaatccaaaccaaaccaatccaaaccaaaccaatccaaaccaaccaaaccaaatctactccaacccaatccaaaccaatccaatccaaaccaatctaaaccaaaacaaatccaatccaaaccaatccaatccaatccaatccaaatccaatccaaatccaaaccaaatctaattcaactccaatccaatccaaatccaatctaaatccaaaacaaatccaatcgaaatccaatccaaatccaatccgaatccaatccaaatctaatccaaatccaatccgaatccaatccaaatccaatccaaatccaatccaaatccaatccaaatccaaatccaatccaaatccaaaccaaatctaattcaactccaatccaaatccaatccaatccaaatccaatctaaatccaaaacaaatccaatccaaatccaatccaaatccaaatccaatccaaatccaatccaaatccaatccaaatccaatccaaatccaatccaaatccaatccaaatcaaatccaattccattccaaatccgatgtaatttttttatgacttttcctaattttttttttgccatattaTTTTCTCGcgttctctctctctttctatatGCACATAGAATATCATGGCTTATCTTTTTTTTGCCGTTCTCTTTTCCAACTtaggcttaccattattttatcGCATAACGCATAACCTTGCCAGGGATTGAATACAAAAGAGAATGcaaaagtctctcacttatctctgtatacatataccaTATGTAGCCTACCGTGAGACACTTTTTTCGCAAACTGTCATGATAAATAACTGACTgtacctcatgataaattttgtttaaaaagctccaaacgtgTGAAGCCATGGGTCTGATAATgcttttcaacttgttctacacagctgtgcgattTCCAACACTAAATTAGGGAgcacaaagcgagaatcatcacttctctgtgggggctGTCTGTCCGATTCTATTTTTTCGCACTTGCATTAAGTTTGTTAAATTTGTTATCAAGGATTGTTATGATTCAGAACAGTTTCTACCTTTCTTTTATAGttattcgttatctattgagagcgatttctgtaaACCCTGCCCTTGACAAAtagattatgagctatttttGTAGATTCATATTAAAAACCTAAGTTGAAATGTTTTGGATTTCAGTCATTGCGAATTCGCCTTATAGCCTGTTCAGATTACGAGGTATTTGACGTGCTATCATATGAAATGAAAGTAAGATGATTGAACTTTGACACCAAGATACTGTTTATCATGGCATTAAGCTgctaatctgaataggctattaggtGACCCATGTTGCACTCTACtcggacattgccgcctcacaacTTCATAggcacttcctcagttattaactgcgaaaaTTCTAAGGgaagttactatttttgcattcatatatcatgataGGTACTGTAGAACAATGAtatttatgctcagggaagtcgagaaaatttacTCGCAAatgtcctagaccggaccgggaatcgaacccaaccacccttagcatggtcttccTTTGTAGCCATGCATCTCACCGCGCGACTAAGGAAGGCCTCAAAGGCAGATAACATCTAAACCATCGGAAACGCGAGTAGCAAACGGCAATGCCATTATTTAATTCTTAATTGTGCCAAGGTTTTTTTTCGgcaaaaaatgaatattctcaaattattttttctacATTTCATTTCATTAGCATACTAAGCATACATAGATACTTTAGGGTCAATCACTGTGCAAGCGCTCTCGTTTGCCTCTCCTTCGTTTTCTCCCATTCCTTGACAAACGTGTCGTATTGTTGCTGACTTTTGCAAACGATTACCAACGATCGAGGACGGCAGCCCATCTCCTTTAGTTGTGCCATGCGCTTTTTGGTAGTTTGTAGGCTATGCATCAATATCCTCGGATTAAGAGCAATATCTTGCGGGGTGTAGTCCAACTCCTCAAGCAGATAATCGATAACCCTTTTAACCTTTGTTATCCGCACATTCTTCACCGAAGGGGTTTTCATGAAAATCGAGTTCGTAACATCCCTGTCAAATCCCAACCGCTTTTCAAAATACTCGACGATTGTTTCGTTCTCACCCAGTAGCTCTCCGCTCTCCTTCGTTAGCAGTAGTGACTTTTCCAACACAATGTCCGGGCATCGCACCATCCACGGCATTAGCTTTTTACCACGAACATCCTTTGCCCGAGCTATCCTTTTCGCGACAATTACCGGAGAATATTTGAATGCCCATAAATCGGCTAGAACGTCTACGCTGTCCATATTCGATATGAACTGAtccaaattttccaaaaagtttTCCTTCGGAATGCGAAACATGAATAATCTTCGGGCGAATTGAGTGGCAACTATGGCTGGCTCCATTCCCGTTCTGTCGGCAAAATAATAAATTCGATTGCTGTTGTTCGGTAAGCTTTCGCTGTTCATAGTCTTAACAATTCTCGCCAATTGATAACTTTTTAGCGTGCAGAGGGACAGCGTGTCGTTCAAATCCCTCAACCCTACCAGTTCCTTTAGTTTGCTTATTTTCGTAGCAAGTTCGTCTTTTTCCGACATGAGTATCGTAGGGTTCTTTAGAATGACGTCCCGCCGAATTTGTTTTTCCAACAGCATTTCGACATTGTCCAACAAAAATACTGACCCTTTACACGAATCGTAGCagctttttgcttctttttcaCTACAGTTTAGCAAACTTTCTAGtttttttaaaacatggttCTCGAACCACATCTCTGTCAGGGGATCTTTGAACGCCGGATCATCACCCTTTTCAATCACTTCTTCGAATGATTTTCCTAGTGCCAGGTTTGGCACTCTTACCATCCAGggtttgattttttccaaaggagAATTCTTCAACATTTGAAGTCGCTGGACAATTGATCTGCTTGAGTGCGCCAGAACTGATAAATGACTCACGATATCAGATGGTTCTAGATGCTCCAAACAGATATCGAGATTAAGTACGAATTTTTTCACCGCTATCTTATACACACGAATGCTGGAGGTGAAATACCGACTGATCGTTTCTATATCTACTCCCGTTATTGCGTGTAGATAGTAAATTCTATTTCCGTGATCAATTTTTTCATTCTGAGATTTTGTAATCACACTTTCTAGAACGTCTTCATTAAGGTTCAAAAAAGGCACCACGTGGTTTATGTCTTGCAAATCCTTGAAATTCTTCAAGCAGTTGAGCCGCTTAACCAATGTGTctgtaatgaaaaaaaaatgaactattATAAATATTCGGAATGAGTATTGAGTAGAACAGATCTACATTATAGTATTATATCAATATAATTAAGTGAGCCCTGTGGTTCACTATAAGGTCTCGTAATCCGTGATAATCTGCTCTTGCCTGCTGAGCATATGACTGATCAACTTTCCTATGTATACTCATCTTTGTCgtatttttcattaaaatattgattgatatataaattctAATTTCAATGAGGTAGCAATTGAAACATTACAAACTGCTGCCAGCctttaaatatgttattttcCTTCAGAACGTACCGTTGTTGATCGACAAAATCTTCGGATGGTTCAGAATAGACTTCTCGCTTATTCCACGCTCCAACAGTAGCTGAATGTTATTCGTAATCATCTTGGGAGGAACTATCTTCAGTATCTTCCTGTTCACTTTATATATTCGTTCCGAGTCAAGAGGAGTGCAGTGGAGTAACTCATTAATATTGTTACACAGTTGT comes from Armigeres subalbatus isolate Guangzhou_Male chromosome 2, GZ_Asu_2, whole genome shotgun sequence and encodes:
- the LOC134216257 gene encoding uncharacterized protein LOC134216257; protein product: MLKFTPLYTRYVNQRLSKLSLLRAGSYDLHHAQLAKGFRAFPSGVLYNREDDLPMGVDSIIDPIELQKATSLWTRQQLCNNINELLHCTPLDSERIYKVNRKILKIVPPKMITNNIQLLLERGISEKSILNHPKILSINNDTLVKRLNCLKNFKDLQDINHVVPFLNLNEDVLESVITKSQNEKIDHGNRIYYLHAITGVDIETISRYFTSSIRVYKIAVKKFVLNLDICLEHLEPSDIVSHLSVLAHSSRSIVQRLQMLKNSPLEKIKPWMVRVPNLALGKSFEEVIEKGDDPAFKDPLTEMWFENHVLKKLESLLNCSEKEAKSCYDSCKGSVFLLDNVEMLLEKQIRRDVILKNPTILMSEKDELATKISKLKELVGLRDLNDTLSLCTLKSYQLARIVKTMNSESLPNNSNRIYYFADRTGMEPAIVATQFARRLFMFRIPKENFLENLDQFISNMDSVDVLADLWAFKYSPVIVAKRIARAKDVRGKKLMPWMVRCPDIVLEKSLLLTKESGELLGENETIVEYFEKRLGFDRDVTNSIFMKTPSVKNVRITKVKRVIDYLLEELDYTPQDIALNPRILMHSLQTTKKRMAQLKEMGCRPRSLVIVCKSQQQYDTFVKEWEKTKERQTRALAQ